Proteins encoded by one window of Chloroflexaceae bacterium:
- a CDS encoding glycosyltransferase family 1 protein encodes MKIAIFTETFLPKIDGVVTILCQALERLQEKGHQVLLFGPPGGPKEYAGAEIVGVGGPPLPFYPELRINIPRRFVWERIRSFQPDLVHIVAPFFLGPFGLSYARRLNVPILASFHTHVPRYVRHYGGAFIEPVIWSYLRALHNQAHLNLCPSTETLKDLRRHGFARVRWWKRGIDTHRFSPGPRDPAMRERLSGGRPDELLVVYVGRLSPEKRLETIRDPLFSVPGVRLAMVGGGPSEEQLKRHFRGTPTTFPGYLRGDDLVAAYRAADVFLFPSTTETFGLVALEAMACGVPVVAASAGGVLDIITNGDNGLLFDPERPEQIGALVRRLKDDPDLRRGLAQRGVLHARGRSWQATMDQLIDYYRLATRVFQCSQARRRRLAGAM; translated from the coding sequence ATGAAAATCGCCATCTTCACCGAAACCTTTCTACCCAAGATTGACGGCGTGGTGACGATTCTGTGTCAGGCCCTGGAACGCCTGCAGGAGAAGGGCCATCAGGTGTTGCTCTTCGGGCCGCCGGGAGGGCCAAAGGAGTACGCCGGCGCCGAGATCGTGGGCGTGGGAGGGCCGCCGCTGCCCTTCTACCCCGAATTACGCATCAACATCCCCCGGCGCTTCGTCTGGGAGCGGATACGCAGCTTTCAGCCCGACCTGGTGCATATCGTCGCTCCGTTTTTCCTCGGACCTTTCGGCCTCTCCTATGCGCGGCGGCTGAACGTGCCAATCCTGGCCTCCTTCCACACGCACGTGCCGCGCTACGTGCGACACTACGGCGGGGCCTTCATCGAGCCGGTCATCTGGTCATACCTGCGCGCGCTGCATAATCAAGCGCATCTCAACCTCTGCCCGAGCACTGAAACGCTCAAAGATCTGCGCCGTCACGGCTTCGCGCGGGTGCGCTGGTGGAAGCGCGGGATTGACACGCACCGCTTCAGCCCTGGCCCGCGCGATCCCGCGATGCGTGAGCGGCTGAGCGGCGGGCGACCCGACGAGTTGCTGGTAGTGTACGTGGGACGACTCTCGCCCGAAAAGCGCCTGGAGACGATCCGCGACCCGCTGTTCAGCGTGCCGGGCGTGCGCCTGGCGATGGTTGGCGGCGGCCCCAGCGAAGAGCAGCTCAAGCGCCATTTTCGCGGCACTCCGACCACTTTCCCCGGCTATTTGCGCGGTGATGATCTGGTGGCGGCCTACCGGGCCGCCGATGTGTTTCTGTTTCCCTCCACCACTGAAACTTTCGGCCTGGTGGCCCTGGAAGCCATGGCCTGCGGCGTGCCGGTGGTCGCCGCCAGCGCTGGCGGCGTGCTCGACATCATTACCAATGGGGACAACGGGTTGCTCTTCGACCCCGAACGCCCCGAGCAGATCGGGGCCCTGGTGCGGCGCCTGAAGGACGACCCGGATCTGCGGCGCGGGCTGGCCCAGCGCGGGGTGCTTCACGCTCGCGGGCGCTCCTGGCAGGCCACCATGGACCAGTTGATTGACTACTATCGCCTGGCGACGCGGGTCTTTCAGTGTTCGCAGGCGCGGCGCCGGCGCCTGGCGGGAGCGATGTAG
- a CDS encoding MBL fold metallo-hydrolase — protein sequence MEALHHPDGVAVIDTHHMGRAHVVASYVLLGDEPALVDPGPAATLPSLEAGIQAHGLTLDDLRHVVLTHIHLDHAGATGMILTRNPRVQVHVHEKGAPHLIDPSRLVSSAGMLWGDRLETLWGRTMPVPAAAILTLVGGETLRLGRRTLRAYDAPGHAKHHLVWFDEQSGAAFVGDNTGVRLPGRPFTRPATPPPDVDVEAWLQTLDMIAALTPGWLCLTHFGAFNDVEFHLADFRERLLRWAELVREGLRSGRSEAEQIAALEALGAAEVASLSAPERAVLAQQSGDLALSWRGLARYWQKRGA from the coding sequence ATGGAAGCCTTACACCACCCCGACGGCGTGGCCGTCATTGACACGCATCACATGGGCCGCGCCCACGTGGTGGCGAGTTACGTCCTTCTGGGCGATGAGCCGGCCCTGGTGGATCCGGGGCCGGCGGCCACCTTGCCCAGCCTTGAGGCCGGGATCCAGGCCCACGGTCTGACCCTCGACGACCTCCGCCACGTTGTGCTGACCCACATCCATCTCGACCATGCCGGCGCCACCGGCATGATCCTCACCCGCAACCCCCGCGTCCAGGTTCATGTGCACGAGAAGGGCGCGCCTCACCTGATTGACCCCTCCCGGCTGGTCAGCAGCGCAGGGATGCTCTGGGGCGATCGGCTGGAAACCCTCTGGGGCCGTACCATGCCTGTACCGGCGGCGGCCATCCTGACCCTGGTGGGCGGCGAAACGCTGCGTCTCGGCAGGCGGACGCTGCGGGCCTACGATGCCCCCGGGCACGCCAAGCACCACCTGGTCTGGTTCGACGAGCAGAGCGGCGCAGCATTCGTGGGCGACAACACCGGCGTGCGCCTGCCGGGGCGGCCCTTCACCCGCCCGGCCACCCCGCCGCCCGATGTGGATGTCGAGGCCTGGCTGCAAACCCTCGACATGATCGCCGCCCTGACTCCGGGCTGGCTCTGCCTGACCCATTTTGGCGCCTTCAATGACGTGGAGTTCCACCTGGCCGATTTTCGCGAACGGTTGCTGCGCTGGGCCGAACTGGTGCGCGAGGGGTTGCGCAGCGGGCGCAGCGAAGCCGAGCAGATCGCCGCGCTCGAGGCCCTCGGCGCCGCCGAAGTAGCCAGCCTCAGCGCGCCCGAACGAGCCGTGCTGGCCCAGCAGTCTGGCGACCTGGCGCTGAGCTGGCGCGGTCTGGCGCGCTACTGGCAGAAGCGCGGCGCGTAG
- a CDS encoding NAD-dependent epimerase/dehydratase family protein yields MRVLILGGDGYLGWPTAMHLSARGHDVAVVDNMARRGYDNELGTESLVPIASLQERVGLWEALTGRKIAAHIGDICDYTFFGPVVQEFQPEAIVHYGEQRAAPYSMIDRRHAVYTQVNNVAGTLNVLYAIAEYAPDCHLIKLGTMGEYGTPNIDIEEGYITITHKGRTDTLPYPKMPGSWYHASKVHDSVNIHFACRIWGLRATDLNQGVVYGVDTDEILIDERLRTRFDYDAVFGTVLNRFLVQAVVGIPLTVYGEGGQTRGFLDIRDTLACVELAMLNPAAPGEFRVFNQFTEQFSVLQLAQAVQATGRELGLEVAINHLPNPRVEKESHYYNAVNTSLLSLGLQPHYLSDTLLESVIHVVQRYRHNVKPHLILPNVNWRETGARPVEREAAAD; encoded by the coding sequence ATGCGTGTGCTGATCCTTGGCGGTGATGGTTACCTGGGGTGGCCTACCGCGATGCACCTGTCGGCGCGCGGTCACGATGTGGCGGTGGTAGACAACATGGCCCGCCGTGGCTACGACAACGAGCTTGGCACCGAGAGCCTCGTGCCGATCGCCTCGTTGCAGGAGCGGGTCGGTCTCTGGGAGGCGCTGACAGGCCGGAAGATTGCCGCTCACATCGGTGACATTTGCGACTATACGTTCTTCGGACCGGTGGTGCAGGAGTTCCAGCCTGAGGCAATCGTGCACTACGGCGAGCAGCGCGCCGCTCCGTATTCCATGATTGACCGTCGCCACGCTGTGTATACGCAGGTGAACAATGTCGCGGGGACGCTCAACGTGCTCTATGCCATCGCCGAGTACGCGCCTGATTGTCACCTGATCAAGCTCGGCACCATGGGCGAATATGGCACGCCCAACATTGACATCGAAGAGGGCTATATCACGATTACCCATAAGGGCCGCACCGATACCCTGCCCTACCCGAAGATGCCTGGTTCGTGGTACCACGCCTCAAAGGTGCATGACAGCGTCAATATCCACTTCGCCTGCCGGATCTGGGGCCTCCGCGCCACCGATCTCAACCAGGGCGTAGTCTATGGCGTGGATACTGATGAGATCCTGATTGACGAGCGGTTGCGCACGCGCTTCGACTATGACGCGGTATTCGGCACCGTGCTCAATCGGTTTCTGGTGCAGGCCGTGGTTGGCATCCCGCTCACGGTCTATGGCGAGGGCGGGCAGACCCGCGGCTTCCTCGATATCCGCGACACCCTGGCCTGTGTCGAACTGGCGATGCTCAACCCCGCGGCGCCCGGCGAGTTTCGGGTCTTCAACCAGTTCACCGAGCAGTTCAGCGTACTGCAACTCGCCCAGGCTGTGCAGGCGACCGGACGCGAACTTGGTCTCGAGGTCGCCATCAACCATCTGCCCAATCCCCGGGTTGAGAAGGAGTCGCACTACTACAATGCCGTCAATACCAGCCTGCTGAGCCTCGGCCTGCAACCTCACTACCTCAGCGATACGCTGCTCGAGTCGGTCATCCACGTGGTGCAGCGCTATCGCCACAACGTCAAGCCCCACCTGATCCTGCCAAACGTCAACTGGCGCGAGACCGGGGCCCGCCCCGTCGAGCGCGAGGCGGCGGCGGATTAG
- a CDS encoding molybdopterin oxidoreductase family protein, which translates to MMRIRGCCPHDCPDTCATITEVQDGQALRFYADPDHPVTRGWLCAKVRPYLKRVYSPDRLLYPLRRAGPKGAGRWERISWDEAIATITARWREIIATYGAAAILPYSYSGTLGLVQMLICNQRLWNRMGASGLERSICSAAAHAAVAATLGARHGPDYADLLHSRLILLWGHNPASTAPHVMPFLRQAQKQGAYVVVIDPRRTLTARSADEHIQVRPATDAALALGLMQVIFSEGLHDEPWLEAHSLGWRALRERAMQYPPERASALTGVPADAIVALARRYASTKPALLKTADGVQRHQNGGQTFRALCCLPAVVGQYGVRGGGLAFSTGGYVAWDGEALAHHRDCPPVPRIVNMNRLGAALTGEVRDPPIMALYVYGANPVTSAPNAGLIVQGLLREDLFTVVHEQFLTDTARYADLVLPATTQLEHVDLHTAYGHRFLQYNHPAIPPRGEARSNWDVMRLLAAGMGYTEPWLRESAEEAIRGVLDATRARNPFLAGITLERLQAEGTVRLNLEGAEAPFANGVFPTPSGKVELYSAAMAAQGLDPLPDYVEPLALRERAARPDDERLIVLSGASHHFVSSSMANQPDLQAKEGAPFIEISPADAAARGISDGDEVVVENERGWCRLRAVVTDDVPSGVAVAPKGHWGSLSPDGRNINWTTPDDLADLAGQSTFHTNLAWVRRA; encoded by the coding sequence ATGATGCGCATTCGCGGCTGCTGCCCGCACGACTGCCCCGACACCTGCGCCACTATCACCGAGGTGCAGGATGGGCAGGCGCTGCGCTTTTACGCCGACCCGGATCACCCCGTAACCCGCGGCTGGTTGTGCGCCAAGGTGCGACCCTACCTGAAGCGCGTCTACAGCCCTGACCGGCTGCTCTACCCCTTGCGCCGGGCGGGGCCGAAGGGCGCGGGGCGCTGGGAACGCATCAGTTGGGACGAGGCCATCGCGACCATTACCGCTCGCTGGCGCGAGATTATCGCCACCTACGGCGCGGCGGCGATCCTGCCCTACTCTTACAGCGGCACCCTGGGCCTGGTGCAGATGCTCATCTGCAACCAGCGCCTGTGGAACCGCATGGGTGCGAGCGGGCTGGAACGTTCAATCTGTAGCGCGGCGGCACACGCCGCGGTAGCGGCCACCCTGGGGGCCAGGCATGGCCCGGATTACGCCGATCTGCTCCACAGCCGCCTGATCCTGCTCTGGGGACACAATCCCGCCAGCACCGCGCCCCACGTGATGCCCTTTCTGCGCCAGGCCCAGAAACAGGGCGCCTACGTGGTGGTCATTGACCCGCGCCGCACCCTTACCGCCCGCTCGGCGGATGAGCACATCCAGGTGCGCCCGGCCACCGACGCGGCCCTGGCGCTGGGCCTGATGCAGGTGATCTTCAGCGAAGGGCTGCACGATGAGCCCTGGCTGGAGGCGCACAGTCTGGGCTGGCGGGCGTTGCGCGAGCGGGCCATGCAGTACCCTCCCGAGCGGGCCAGCGCCTTGACCGGCGTCCCTGCCGATGCCATCGTGGCCCTGGCGCGCCGGTATGCCTCGACGAAGCCCGCCCTGCTCAAAACGGCCGATGGAGTGCAACGGCACCAGAACGGCGGGCAGACCTTCCGCGCCCTATGTTGCCTGCCCGCCGTGGTGGGGCAGTACGGCGTGCGGGGCGGCGGCCTGGCCTTCTCCACCGGCGGCTACGTAGCCTGGGATGGCGAGGCGCTGGCGCATCACCGGGACTGCCCGCCCGTGCCGCGCATCGTGAACATGAACCGCCTGGGCGCCGCTCTTACCGGCGAGGTGCGCGATCCGCCGATTATGGCCCTCTACGTCTACGGAGCCAATCCGGTGACCTCCGCGCCCAATGCCGGCCTGATCGTCCAGGGCCTGCTGCGGGAGGACCTCTTCACGGTGGTGCACGAGCAGTTCCTCACCGACACGGCCCGCTACGCCGACCTGGTGCTGCCAGCGACCACGCAACTCGAGCATGTCGACCTGCACACAGCCTACGGGCATCGCTTCTTGCAATACAATCACCCCGCCATCCCGCCACGAGGAGAGGCCCGGAGCAACTGGGACGTGATGCGCCTCCTGGCCGCAGGGATGGGCTACACCGAGCCGTGGCTGCGCGAGAGCGCCGAGGAAGCCATTCGCGGGGTGCTTGACGCCACCCGCGCCAGGAATCCCTTCCTGGCCGGTATCACTTTGGAGCGATTACAGGCCGAGGGGACGGTGCGGCTAAACCTGGAGGGCGCCGAGGCGCCGTTTGCCAACGGCGTCTTTCCTACTCCGTCGGGCAAGGTAGAGTTGTACAGCGCGGCCATGGCCGCTCAGGGGCTCGACCCGCTGCCCGACTACGTTGAGCCGCTGGCCCTGCGCGAACGGGCCGCGCGCCCCGACGACGAACGGCTGATCGTCCTGTCGGGCGCGTCGCACCATTTCGTTTCATCGAGCATGGCCAACCAGCCTGATCTGCAGGCAAAGGAAGGCGCGCCGTTCATCGAGATCAGCCCTGCCGATGCCGCGGCGCGCGGCATTAGCGACGGCGATGAGGTGGTGGTCGAAAACGAGCGTGGCTGGTGTCGCCTGCGCGCCGTGGTCACCGACGACGTGCCCTCTGGCGTTGCCGTGGCCCCCAAGGGTCACTGGGGCAGCCTCTCGCCCGATGGTCGCAACATTAACTGGACCACTCCCGACGATCTGGCCGATCTGGCTGGGCAAAGCACCTTTCATACGAACCTGGCATGGGTGCGCAGAGCCTGA